In Pseudomonas sp. Leaf58, one DNA window encodes the following:
- a CDS encoding amino acid permease, with amino-acid sequence MDATSTTSTAKSGHESKLSASLKSRHLTMMSIAGVIGGALFVGSGSVIHSAGPAAVLAYLAGGILVVLIMRMLGEMATSSPDTGSFSTYADRAIGRWAGFTIGWLYWWYWVILMAWEAYVAGKILHGFFPDVSVNVFVLATTLLLITVNFFNVKHYGEFEFWFALIKVIAIVCFLIVCTAAVMNVWQFGEVRGISHLTAEGFMPNGITTVIGALLGVMFAFLGAEIVTIAASEAKDPAAQIVKATNSVVWRVCLFYVGSIFLIVCLVPWNDPHLGVSGYGAYRRTLELLGVPYAELLMNFVVLTSVSSCLISGHYTASRMLFSLAQRGDAPSAFKITRAGTGVPVFAIMGSCAVAVVCALINFSETLRPKDVLDTLMNTTGMIALLVYLVIAFSQLRMRRKLIAEGKEVRLKMWLFPWLTYLVIAFIVAALVTMAFMPDYQILVISTGIAAAVVVAMGVVHQIRSGKQH; translated from the coding sequence ATGGACGCAACATCCACAACAAGCACCGCGAAAAGCGGGCACGAGAGCAAACTCAGTGCCTCGCTCAAGTCGCGCCACCTGACGATGATGTCGATCGCCGGGGTTATCGGCGGCGCCTTGTTCGTCGGTTCCGGCAGCGTGATCCACAGCGCCGGCCCAGCCGCTGTCCTGGCCTATCTGGCAGGCGGCATCCTGGTGGTGCTGATCATGCGCATGCTGGGTGAAATGGCAACTTCCTCGCCAGACACCGGTTCGTTCTCCACCTATGCCGACCGCGCCATCGGCCGTTGGGCCGGGTTCACCATCGGTTGGCTGTACTGGTGGTACTGGGTCATCCTCATGGCCTGGGAAGCTTATGTGGCGGGTAAGATCCTGCATGGTTTCTTCCCCGACGTCAGCGTCAACGTGTTCGTGCTGGCCACGACCCTGTTGCTGATCACCGTCAACTTCTTCAACGTCAAACACTACGGTGAGTTCGAGTTCTGGTTCGCCTTGATCAAGGTAATTGCGATCGTCTGTTTCCTGATTGTGTGTACCGCGGCCGTAATGAACGTCTGGCAGTTCGGTGAAGTGCGTGGTATCAGCCACCTCACCGCGGAAGGCTTCATGCCCAACGGCATCACCACGGTGATTGGTGCCTTGCTCGGGGTGATGTTCGCCTTCCTCGGCGCAGAAATCGTCACCATCGCTGCTTCCGAAGCCAAGGACCCGGCCGCGCAAATCGTCAAGGCCACCAACTCGGTGGTATGGCGTGTGTGCCTGTTCTACGTCGGTTCGATCTTCCTGATTGTCTGCCTGGTACCGTGGAACGACCCGCACCTGGGCGTTTCCGGTTATGGCGCCTACCGCCGCACGCTGGAGCTGCTGGGCGTGCCGTATGCCGAGCTGCTGATGAACTTCGTGGTGTTGACCTCGGTGAGCAGTTGCCTGATCTCGGGCCATTACACCGCTTCGCGCATGCTGTTCTCCCTGGCCCAGCGTGGCGACGCGCCGTCGGCCTTCAAGATTACCCGCGCCGGCACCGGTGTTCCGGTATTTGCGATCATGGGTTCGTGCGCCGTGGCCGTGGTGTGTGCGCTGATCAACTTCAGCGAAACGCTGCGCCCCAAAGACGTGCTCGACACCCTGATGAACACCACTGGCATGATCGCCCTGCTGGTGTACTTGGTGATTGCCTTCTCGCAACTGCGCATGCGCCGCAAGCTGATTGCCGAAGGCAAGGAAGTACGCCTGAAGATGTGGCTGTTCCCGTGGCTGACCTACTTGGTGATCGCCTTCATCGTGGCCGCCCTGGTGACTATGGCCTTCATGCCTGATTACCAGATCCTGGTGATTTCTACCGGTATCGCCGCAGCCGTCGTGGTGGCGATGGGTGTGGTGCACCAGATTCGCTCTGGCAAACAGCACTAA
- the tam gene encoding trans-aconitate 2-methyltransferase — protein sequence MAWSATQYSLFEDERSRAVRDLLAAVPPRPVRHATDLGCGPGNSTEVLLQRYPDAQVTALDSDPDMIDKARARKRLCIPRVRTVVGDIADWSAAEPQDLILANASLQWVPDHASLYPHLVRQLSEGASLAVQTPDNLDEPAHRQLREIASQGPWAAKFADFQLPPRHSAAFYYDLLSPLCARVDVWRTTYHHPLVGGAEAVVEWFKGSALRPYLARLEADEQAGFLQMYLQAMQRDYPPATDGKVLLPFPRLFVIATR from the coding sequence ATGGCTTGGTCCGCCACCCAGTATTCTCTGTTCGAAGACGAACGTTCCCGCGCCGTGCGCGACCTGCTTGCCGCTGTACCGCCACGCCCGGTACGCCACGCCACTGACCTGGGCTGTGGCCCCGGCAACTCCACCGAGGTGCTGCTGCAACGGTACCCCGATGCGCAGGTGACGGCCCTGGACAGCGACCCGGACATGATCGACAAAGCCCGTGCACGTAAACGGCTGTGCATCCCCCGGGTACGCACGGTCGTCGGGGATATTGCTGACTGGTCCGCCGCCGAGCCTCAAGACTTGATCCTGGCCAATGCCTCGCTGCAATGGGTACCCGACCACGCCTCGCTTTACCCGCACCTGGTGCGCCAGCTTAGCGAAGGTGCCAGCCTGGCGGTGCAGACCCCCGACAACCTCGATGAGCCCGCCCACCGGCAACTGCGTGAAATCGCCAGCCAAGGCCCGTGGGCGGCGAAATTCGCCGATTTTCAGCTGCCGCCACGGCACAGCGCGGCGTTCTATTACGACCTGCTCAGCCCGCTGTGCGCGCGCGTGGATGTATGGCGCACCACCTATCACCACCCTTTGGTTGGCGGCGCCGAAGCCGTGGTGGAATGGTTCAAGGGTTCGGCCTTACGGCCCTACCTGGCGCGGCTTGAGGCAGACGAGCAGGCAGGCTTCCTGCAGATGTACCTGCAGGCCATGCAGCGCGACTACCCGCCAGCCACCGATGGCAAGGTGCTGCTGCCGTTCCCGCGGTTGTTCGTGATCGCTACCCGCTAG
- a CDS encoding PLP-dependent aminotransferase family protein, translating to MFELHPDSSTPLVNQIIDGLRELIDNQTLKPGAKVPSIRAFAASYSVSTFTVVEAYDRLVAQGLLVSRGHAGFFVNRAAGELLEQHNVEADTSRPTFNSEWYLQQIFEIRQLPYKPGCGWLPNDWMYEEGLRRGLRQVAGSPLELSGYGDPMGLPELRALTAQNLQQELSIVANPAQLMLTHGASQALDLAARTLVRPGDVVLVDDPGYPNLMSILRTQGATLVGVPRTPAGYDLNQLEQLLTHHRPTAFFTQPHLHSPTCSRTPLPQLHRLLQLASQHGFRLVENNLYADMVAEPQPCLASLDHLQQVVYVGSYSKSISPNVRVGYMLANPELMQKLLHLKMRSGLTTSQVMERVVYAAIIDGRWRKHLKRLRQRLAEAHQEVGRHLHRLGFELFIESDEGMYVWTRHPAIPDSAALLDDALEKGIMLGPGQLFMVDAKATGWMRFNVAFSTEPAMWELLEKVLVKHVRRGGM from the coding sequence ATGTTCGAATTACACCCAGACTCCTCGACCCCGCTGGTAAACCAGATCATCGACGGGTTGCGCGAGCTGATCGACAACCAAACCCTCAAGCCAGGCGCCAAGGTGCCCTCGATCCGGGCCTTTGCCGCAAGCTATTCGGTGAGCACCTTCACCGTGGTCGAGGCTTACGACCGGCTGGTCGCCCAGGGCTTGCTGGTGAGTCGGGGCCATGCCGGTTTTTTCGTCAACCGTGCGGCGGGCGAATTGCTGGAGCAGCACAATGTCGAGGCCGACACCAGTCGACCAACGTTCAACTCCGAGTGGTACCTGCAGCAAATCTTCGAAATCCGCCAGTTGCCGTACAAACCGGGGTGCGGCTGGTTGCCCAACGACTGGATGTACGAAGAGGGCCTGCGCCGCGGTTTGCGCCAGGTAGCCGGCAGCCCACTGGAGCTGTCGGGCTATGGCGACCCCATGGGCCTGCCGGAGCTGCGCGCGCTGACCGCGCAAAACCTGCAGCAGGAGCTGTCGATCGTCGCCAACCCGGCGCAGCTGATGCTCACCCACGGCGCCAGCCAGGCCTTGGACCTGGCCGCGCGCACCCTGGTGCGCCCGGGCGATGTGGTGCTGGTCGACGACCCTGGTTACCCCAACCTGATGAGCATCCTGCGCACCCAGGGCGCCACCCTGGTCGGCGTGCCGCGCACCCCGGCCGGCTACGACCTGAACCAGTTGGAGCAGTTGCTCACCCATCACCGCCCGACCGCGTTCTTCACCCAGCCGCACCTGCACAGCCCGACCTGCTCGCGCACCCCGCTGCCGCAGTTGCACCGTTTGCTGCAACTGGCCAGCCAGCATGGCTTCCGCCTGGTGGAGAACAACCTGTACGCCGACATGGTCGCCGAACCGCAACCGTGCCTGGCCAGCCTCGACCACCTGCAGCAGGTGGTGTACGTGGGCAGTTACTCGAAGAGCATTTCGCCCAACGTGCGGGTCGGCTACATGCTGGCCAACCCCGAGCTGATGCAGAAACTGCTGCACCTGAAGATGCGCTCAGGCCTGACCACCTCGCAGGTGATGGAGCGGGTGGTATACGCCGCGATTATCGACGGGCGCTGGCGCAAGCACCTGAAGCGGCTGCGCCAGCGGTTGGCCGAAGCGCACCAGGAAGTTGGCCGGCATTTGCATCGATTGGGCTTTGAATTGTTCATTGAATCGGATGAAGGCATGTACGTCTGGACCCGCCACCCGGCGATTCCGGACAGCGCGGCGTTGCTGGACGATGCGCTGGAGAAAGGCATCATGTTGGGGCCTGGGCAGTTGTTCATGG